The following coding sequences are from one Triticum aestivum cultivar Chinese Spring chromosome 5A, IWGSC CS RefSeq v2.1, whole genome shotgun sequence window:
- the LOC123107475 gene encoding uncharacterized protein, whose product MFGVVFSVIQDIAADRSIGSLRADADTCFGYLSSFEFIFNLCLMKEIFEITELLGQALHKKSQDIVNAVHLVSSTKECLQQLRSDDGYQEFIVTVVEFCTNHSIVIPDFEEAYIMRGGRARHQPNQLTKEHYFRVEIFYATLDTQLFELNHRFNEKFLRRVLSVHFPV is encoded by the exons ATGTTTGGTGTTGTTTTTTCTGTCATCCAAGATATAGCAGCCGATAGATCAATTGGCTCATTGCGTGCAGATGCCGACACTTGTTTCGGCTACTTGTCCTCCTTCGAGTTCATATTTAACTTATGTTTGATGAAGGAGATATTTGAGATAACCGAATTGCTTGGCCAAGCTTTACATAAGAAGTCACAAGATATTGTGAATGCTGTTCATTTAGTCTCCTCAACTAAAGAGTGTCTCCAACAACTAAGATCAGATGATGGCTACCAAGAATTTATTGTCACAGTTGTTGAGTTCTGTACAAACCACTCCATTGTCATTCCTGACTTTGAGGAAGCTTACATCATGCGTGGTGGCCGTGCCCGCCATCAACCCAATCAGCTGACCAAGGAGCATTACTTTCGAGTCGAAATATTCTATGCAACACTGGACACTCAACTATTTGAACTAAATCATAGGTTCAATGAGAAG TTTCTACGGCGAGTGCTGAGCGTGCATTTTCCAGTATGA